From one uncultured Paludibacter sp. genomic stretch:
- the hisS gene encoding Histidine--tRNA ligase, translating into MQKPSIPKGTRDFTPQEMANRNYIFNTIKDVFRLYGFQQIETPAMENLSTLMGKYGEEGDKLLFKILNSGDFLSGVDDKELSEKNSIKLTNKISEKGLRYDLTVPFARFVVQNRDKITFPFKRYQIQPVWRADRPQKGRYREFYQCDVDVVGSDSLLNELELIQIVDEVYKRLKINVIIKINNRKILSGIAEIISEAERITDITVAIDKMDKIGLENVNKEMANKGISREAIEKIQPILKLSGSNQDKLNQLKETLSTSEIGLKGVEEMETIFNLCESVNIKTAIELDLTLARGLNYYTGAIFEVKALDVEMGSITGGGRYDNLTGIFGMPDVSGVGISFGADRIYDVLNQLQLYPETSTEQTQILFVSFGEKELAYCLPWANELRKNGINVEIYPEPTKMKKQMSYADSKNIPFVAIVGETEMKENKVMLKDMKTGEQNLTSLEELNILMKK; encoded by the coding sequence ATGCAAAAACCATCCATACCAAAAGGAACGCGGGATTTTACTCCGCAAGAAATGGCAAACCGAAATTACATTTTCAACACTATAAAAGATGTTTTTCGTTTGTACGGATTTCAACAAATTGAAACTCCGGCAATGGAAAATTTATCTACTTTGATGGGAAAATACGGCGAAGAAGGCGATAAACTGCTTTTTAAAATTTTAAATTCGGGCGATTTTCTTTCAGGAGTTGACGACAAAGAATTATCGGAAAAAAACAGCATCAAACTCACCAATAAAATTTCTGAAAAAGGACTTCGTTATGATTTAACTGTTCCGTTTGCACGTTTCGTGGTGCAAAATCGTGATAAAATCACTTTTCCTTTCAAGCGTTATCAAATCCAACCCGTTTGGCGTGCGGACAGACCTCAAAAAGGTCGTTATCGCGAGTTTTACCAATGCGATGTTGATGTGGTTGGAAGCGACTCGTTACTCAACGAATTGGAATTAATTCAAATTGTGGACGAGGTTTACAAACGATTAAAAATTAATGTTATAATCAAAATAAACAATCGCAAAATACTTTCGGGAATTGCGGAAATCATCAGCGAAGCAGAACGAATCACGGATATCACCGTTGCCATTGATAAAATGGATAAAATAGGATTGGAAAACGTGAATAAAGAAATGGCTAACAAAGGAATTTCCAGAGAAGCCATTGAAAAAATCCAACCGATTTTAAAACTTTCAGGTTCCAATCAGGATAAATTAAATCAATTAAAAGAGACACTTTCTACTTCTGAAATTGGTTTGAAAGGTGTTGAAGAAATGGAAACCATTTTTAATCTTTGTGAAAGCGTAAATATCAAAACAGCCATTGAATTAGACTTAACCCTTGCTCGTGGATTGAATTATTACACCGGAGCTATTTTTGAAGTGAAAGCATTGGATGTAGAAATGGGAAGTATCACAGGCGGCGGACGTTACGATAATTTGACAGGAATTTTCGGGATGCCGGATGTTTCAGGCGTGGGAATTTCGTTTGGCGCGGATAGAATTTATGATGTATTAAACCAACTCCAACTTTATCCGGAAACTTCTACTGAGCAAACGCAAATTTTATTTGTTTCGTTTGGTGAAAAAGAACTTGCCTATTGTCTTCCTTGGGCAAATGAATTGCGTAAAAACGGAATAAATGTAGAAATTTATCCTGAACCAACCAAAATGAAGAAACAAATGAGCTATGCCGATAGTAAAAATATCCCGTTTGTTGCTATTGTTGGTGAAACTGAAATGAAGGAAAACAAAGTGATGTTGAAAGATATGAAAACCGGAGAACAAAATTTAACTTCGTTGGAAGAACTAAACATCCTCATGAAAAAATAA
- the aatA gene encoding Aspartate aminotransferase → MLSVSERLAALAPSATLAMSQKSNELKAQGIDVINLSVGEPDFFTPDHIKNAAKKAIDDNFSFYSPVPGYPALRKAICEKLKKENGLDYTPEQIVCSNGAKQSVCNVLLAVISKGDEVIIPAPYWVSYPEMVKIADGTNVIVSAGIEQDFKITPQQLEAAITPKTKALILCSPSNPTGSVYTKDELKGLADVLAKYPDIVILSDEIYEHINYGGAHESIAQFENVRDRVVIINGVSKAYAMTGWRLGWIAAPKWIASACNTLQGQYTSGPSSISQKAAEAAYTGDQSCLEEMRSAFERRKNLVVKLAREIPGLKVNEPKGAFYIFPDCSAYFGKSYNGTTINNPEDLALFLLAEAHVACVGGTDFGAPNCIRMSYATSDENLEKAFGWMKEALGKLG, encoded by the coding sequence ATGCTTTCAGTATCAGAACGTTTAGCAGCGCTCGCGCCTTCAGCTACATTGGCAATGTCTCAAAAAAGCAACGAGCTTAAAGCGCAAGGAATTGATGTAATTAATTTAAGCGTGGGCGAACCCGATTTTTTCACGCCGGATCATATAAAAAACGCAGCAAAAAAAGCGATTGACGACAACTTTTCGTTTTACTCACCGGTGCCGGGCTACCCTGCGTTGCGTAAAGCCATTTGCGAAAAACTTAAAAAGGAAAACGGATTGGATTACACTCCGGAACAAATTGTATGCTCCAATGGCGCAAAACAATCTGTTTGCAATGTACTGCTTGCCGTTATCAGCAAAGGCGACGAGGTCATTATCCCCGCTCCGTATTGGGTAAGTTATCCTGAAATGGTAAAAATTGCCGATGGAACCAACGTGATTGTTTCCGCCGGTATTGAACAGGATTTTAAAATCACACCGCAGCAGTTGGAAGCCGCTATCACTCCCAAAACCAAAGCGCTTATCTTATGTTCGCCTTCAAACCCCACCGGAAGCGTTTACACTAAAGACGAGTTGAAAGGTTTGGCAGATGTTTTGGCAAAATATCCCGATATTGTAATACTTTCGGACGAAATTTACGAACATATCAATTACGGTGGCGCTCACGAAAGTATCGCTCAGTTTGAAAACGTCCGCGACCGCGTTGTAATCATCAACGGAGTTTCAAAAGCGTACGCAATGACGGGTTGGCGTTTAGGTTGGATTGCCGCTCCAAAATGGATTGCGTCGGCGTGCAACACGCTGCAGGGACAATACACTTCGGGACCAAGTTCTATTTCACAAAAAGCCGCCGAAGCCGCTTACACCGGCGACCAAAGTTGCCTCGAAGAAATGCGTTCGGCATTTGAACGTCGTAAAAATTTGGTGGTAAAACTGGCGCGTGAAATTCCGGGACTGAAGGTAAACGAACCGAAAGGAGCGTTTTATATTTTCCCCGATTGTTCCGCTTATTTCGGAAAATCATACAACGGAACTACAATAAACAATCCGGAAGATTTAGCGTTGTTCCTGCTTGCCGAAGCACACGTGGCTTGTGTTGGCGGAACCGATTTTGGCGCTCCAAACTGTATCCGTATGTCGTACGCCACTTCCGATGAAAATCTGGAAAAAGCATTCGGTTGGATGAAAGAGGCATTAGGGAAATTAGGTTAA
- the atpA gene encoding F1 sector of membrane-bound ATP synthase, alpha subunit (Evidence 2a : Function from experimental evidences in other organisms; PubMedId : 10570135, 2868922, 2903146, 6272228, 6277310, 6278247, 6301339, 6395859, 9298646; Product type e : enzyme): MSNNSIKVSEVSDVLRMQLEKIDTSVKFDETGTVLQVSDGVVRIYGLWNAEANELLEFENGIKAIVMNLEEDNVGAVLLGPSDEIKEGFTVKRTKRVASIMVSEDMLSRVINPMGEALDGRGKIGGEMVEMPLERKAPGVIFRQPVNTPLQTGLKAIDAMIPIGRGQRELIIGDRQTGKSSIAVDTIINQRTNYAAGDPVYCIYVAIGQKGSTVASIVNTLKEHGAMDYTIVVAANASDPAAMQYYAPFAGAAIGEYFRDTGRNALVIYDDLSKQAVAYREVSLILRRPSGREAYPGDIFYLHSRLLERAARIISQQEVAEQMNDLPESLKGKVKGGGSLTALPIIETQAGDVAAYIPTNVISITDGQIFLDTDLFNQGNRPAINVGISVSRVGGNAQIKAMKKVAGTLKIDQAQFRELEAFTKFGSDMDAVTAMTINKGQKNAQLLVQKLHQPMEVEKQVAVLYCGTHGLLSKVPVEKVKEFEKEFLNTLELTHKEDVLNVIKGGVIDDKVMGIIEKVAADVVQMVTAS; encoded by the coding sequence ATGTCAAATAACAGTATAAAAGTAAGCGAAGTATCTGATGTGTTGCGGATGCAGCTCGAAAAGATTGATACCAGTGTAAAATTTGACGAAACCGGTACGGTTCTTCAAGTAAGCGATGGTGTAGTGCGTATTTACGGACTTTGGAATGCCGAAGCAAATGAATTATTGGAATTCGAAAACGGTATAAAAGCCATTGTGATGAACTTGGAAGAAGATAACGTAGGAGCGGTACTTCTTGGTCCTTCCGATGAGATTAAAGAGGGTTTTACCGTGAAACGTACCAAACGTGTGGCATCCATTATGGTAAGTGAAGATATGCTTAGTAGAGTTATCAATCCTATGGGAGAGGCTTTGGACGGACGCGGTAAAATTGGAGGAGAAATGGTGGAAATGCCATTGGAGCGTAAAGCTCCTGGAGTTATTTTCCGTCAGCCGGTAAATACGCCGCTTCAAACAGGACTAAAGGCAATTGATGCGATGATTCCTATCGGGCGTGGACAACGTGAACTTATTATTGGCGACCGCCAAACAGGAAAATCGAGTATTGCTGTAGATACAATCATCAATCAACGCACAAATTACGCTGCAGGCGACCCTGTGTATTGTATTTATGTGGCTATAGGTCAAAAAGGTTCTACCGTGGCTTCTATTGTAAATACACTAAAAGAGCACGGAGCGATGGATTATACCATCGTTGTGGCGGCAAATGCTTCAGATCCGGCTGCTATGCAGTATTATGCACCTTTTGCGGGCGCCGCCATCGGTGAATATTTTCGTGATACCGGAAGAAATGCGTTGGTAATTTATGATGACTTATCAAAACAAGCTGTTGCTTATCGCGAAGTTTCTCTTATTCTTCGTCGTCCTTCCGGACGTGAAGCATATCCGGGTGATATTTTCTATTTGCATTCACGTTTATTGGAACGTGCGGCACGCATCATTTCTCAACAAGAAGTGGCAGAACAAATGAACGATTTGCCTGAAAGTTTAAAAGGAAAAGTAAAAGGAGGCGGTTCTCTTACAGCTTTACCGATTATCGAAACACAAGCAGGAGACGTTGCGGCTTATATTCCTACAAATGTAATTTCTATTACTGACGGGCAAATTTTCTTGGATACGGATTTATTCAATCAAGGAAATCGTCCGGCAATTAACGTAGGTATTTCTGTGTCGCGTGTGGGAGGAAATGCGCAAATCAAGGCGATGAAAAAAGTGGCGGGTACGCTGAAAATAGATCAAGCGCAATTCCGTGAATTGGAAGCGTTTACCAAATTCGGTAGCGATATGGATGCTGTAACCGCGATGACTATCAATAAAGGACAAAAAAACGCCCAACTGCTGGTGCAAAAACTTCATCAGCCGATGGAAGTGGAAAAACAAGTGGCTGTACTTTATTGCGGTACGCACGGCTTGCTTTCAAAAGTACCTGTGGAAAAAGTCAAAGAATTTGAAAAAGAATTTTTGAACACATTGGAACTTACTCATAAAGAAGATGTGCTGAATGTAATTAAAGGCGGTGTAATTGATGATAAAGTGATGGGAATTATTGAAAAAGTAGCTGCTGATGTTGTACAAATGGTAACAGCTTCGTGA
- a CDS encoding Histidinol phosphate phosphatase HisJ family, whose protein sequence is MNFRTNYHSHNVFCDGRSTMEDFVRFAIAKGLKKYGFSSHSPLPFHTSWNMDLDNLPYYKAEFYRLKEKYKGQIELFIGLEIDYIHGVFGARNNPLYSTDDFDYLIGAVHYLDPLPNGGFFSVDGNFFDFERNLKTIYNGDVKEVAKRYFEIIRAMIETGGFNIVGHLDKISLNGGKCDGFDIRQNWYFQTVADLLQLIKEKGYILEVNTKSYLEKGITYPDVQFFPLINELKIPIIVTSDCHYPDKITAGFEPVYTLLKESGFKELMELSPLTPEGGKWVAKPFDY, encoded by the coding sequence ATGAATTTTCGTACAAATTATCACAGTCACAATGTTTTTTGCGATGGTCGCTCCACGATGGAAGACTTTGTGCGGTTTGCTATTGCCAAAGGATTAAAAAAATACGGTTTTTCTTCTCATTCACCACTCCCGTTCCATACTTCCTGGAATATGGATTTGGATAATTTGCCTTATTACAAAGCGGAATTTTACAGGTTGAAAGAAAAATACAAAGGGCAAATTGAACTTTTTATCGGTTTGGAAATAGATTATATTCACGGTGTTTTTGGCGCGAGAAATAATCCTTTGTATTCTACCGATGATTTTGATTATTTGATTGGCGCCGTTCATTATCTTGACCCGCTTCCAAACGGCGGTTTTTTCAGTGTGGACGGTAATTTTTTTGATTTTGAACGAAATCTCAAAACCATTTATAACGGCGATGTGAAAGAAGTTGCTAAACGATATTTTGAAATTATCAGGGCTATGATTGAAACAGGAGGGTTTAATATCGTGGGACATTTGGATAAAATTTCACTTAACGGAGGAAAATGTGACGGATTTGACATAAGACAAAATTGGTATTTTCAAACCGTAGCCGATTTATTGCAATTGATAAAAGAAAAAGGTTACATTCTGGAAGTTAACACCAAATCGTATCTCGAAAAAGGGATTACTTATCCCGACGTACAATTTTTTCCACTAATAAATGAACTGAAAATTCCTATCATTGTTACATCCGATTGTCATTATCCAGATAAAATAACCGCCGGCTTCGAACCGGTTTATACATTATTGAAAGAAAGCGGATTTAAAGAATTGATGGAATTAAGCCCCCTAACCCCCGAAGGGGGAAAATGGGTTGCAAAACCATTTGATTATTAA
- a CDS encoding conserved hypothetical protein (Evidence 4 : Unknown function but conserved in other organisms): MKTDIEKSQYFKALSRIEELLPLVSYETSTNDPNSVELCLMSDIVEKYKKFHYPI, from the coding sequence ATGAAAACGGATATTGAAAAATCACAATATTTTAAAGCGCTTTCTCGTATCGAAGAATTGCTGCCGTTAGTTTCATACGAAACATCAACAAACGACCCGAACAGCGTGGAACTTTGTTTGATGTCTGATATTGTGGAAAAATATAAAAAATTTCATTATCCTATTTAA
- the uvrB gene encoding excinulease of nucleotide excision repair, DNA damage recognition component (Evidence 2a : Function from experimental evidences in other organisms; PubMedId : 10371161, 10631326, 10946234, 11421287, 11689453, 12145219, 2843804, 3008099, 3515321; Product type cp : cell process), translating into MQFKIQSPYRPTGDQPEAIKQLVEGINAGIPYQTLLGVTGSGKTFTVANVVERVQKPTLILSHNKTLAAQLYSEFKSFFPENAVEYFVSYYDYYQPEAYLPVSDXYIEKDLSINQEIEKLRLATTSALLSGRRDVLVVSSVSCLYGIGNPDDFTSNVIEIRKGQKMVRNAFLRSLVDSLYTRNEIELNRGNFRVKGDTVDIFLAYADYVLRVVFWGDEIXEILTVXPINWRXMEXHDAFKIYPASXFVTTKERIMSATQEIERDLQLQVXKXKSDGXEYEAKRLYERVTYDXEMIKEXGYCSGIENYSRYFDGRPPGSRPFCLLDYFPKDFLLVVDESHVTIPQIRAMYGGXASRKENLVQYGFRLPAAKDNRPLTFTEFEKXIPQTIYVSATPADXELEKSQGIIVDQLIRPTGVLDPVIDVRPSXNQIDDLMEEIAQRTEINERVLITTLTKRMAEELTEYLLRHGVRCNYIHSDVDTLERVKIMDDLRRGIYDVLIGVNLLREGLDLPEVSLVAILDADKEGFLRNTRSLTQTAGRAARNLNGKVIMYADKITESMQKTIDETNRRREKQLAYNELHGIIPQAIVKGDRNALSKMEPNAYIEPEKTPPIAADPVVQYMTKPALEKAIAKTKKAMQEAAKKLEFLEAAQLRDEMMRLEELLKEKFGEK; encoded by the coding sequence ATGCAATTCAAAATACAATCTCCATATCGTCCTACCGGTGATCAACCTGAAGCCATCAAACAATTGGTGGAAGGAATAAACGCGGGCATTCCTTATCAAACACTGTTGGGCGTAACCGGTTCCGGAAAAACATTTACTGTGGCAAATGTAGTAGAACGTGTGCAAAAGCCAACGCTTATTTTAAGCCACAACAAAACGCTCGCCGCGCAACTTTACAGCGAATTCAAATCGTTTTTCCCTGAAAATGCAGTGGAATATTTTGTTTCGTACTACGACTATTATCAACCTGAAGCNTATTTGCCCGTTTCCGATTTNTACATCGAAAAAGACTTATCCATCAATCAGGAAATTGAAAAACTTCGCCTGGCAACTACTTCCGCTCTACTTTCCGGAAGGCGCGATGTGTTGGTTGTTTCTTCCGTTTCGTGCTTATACGGAATTGGTAATCCCGACGATTTTACCAGCAATGTGATTGAAATACGTAAAGGACAAAAGATGGTTCGCAACGCTTTTTTACGCTCCTTGGTGGACAGCTTGTATACCCGCAACGAAATTGAACTGAATCGTGGAAATTTTCGTGTAAAGGGCGATACGGTAGATATTTTTCTTGCTTATGCCGATTATGTTTTGCGNGTTGTGTTTTGGGGNGATGAAATTGANGAAATTCTAACGGTAGANCCAATCAATTGGCGCNTAATGGAAAGNCATGACGCGTTCAAAATTTATCCGGCAAGTATNTTTGTNACCACTAAAGAACGGATTATGTCCGCCACGCAGGAAATTGAACGTGATTTACAACTTCAAGTNCANAAATTNAAATCAGACGGAAANGAGTATGAAGCAAAACGTTTGTACGAACGCGTAACATACGATTTNGAGATGATTAAGGAANTGGGNTATTGTTCCGGCATTGAAAATTATTCCCGTTATTTTGACGGTCGTCCNCCGGGAAGCCGNCCTTTTTGCTTACTGGATTATTTCCCGAAAGATTTTTTACTNGTGGTGGATGAAAGTCACGTAACTATTCCGCAAATTCGTGCNATGTACGGCGGCGANGCATCACGCAAAGAAAACCTTGTGCAATACGGATTTCGTCTTCCGGCTGCCAAAGATAACCGTCCGCTTACTTTTACNGAATTTGAAAAANTCATTCCACAAACCATTTACGTAAGCGCAACTCCTGCCGATTANGAATTGGAAAAATCNCAGGGAATTATCGTTGACCAACTAATTCGTCCTACAGGCGTNCTCGATCCCGTGATTGACGTTCGTCCAAGTTTNAATCAAATTGACGATTTGATGGAAGAAATAGCACAACGCACCGAAATAAATGAACGCGTACTCATCACTACCCTTACCAAAAGAATGGCGGAAGAATTAACCGAATATCTTTTGCGTCACGGAGTGAGATGCAATTATATCCATTCCGATGTGGACACATTGGAACGTGTAAAAATTATGGACGATTTGCGTCGTGGCATTTACGATGTACTTATTGGCGTAAATTTGCTTCGTGAAGGGTTGGATTTACCGGAAGTTTCGCTGGTGGCGATTTTAGACGCGGATAAAGAAGGATTTTTACGCAACACGCGTTCTCTTACACAAACCGCAGGACGAGCCGCGAGGAATTTGAACGGAAAAGTGATTATGTATGCCGACAAAATCACGGAAAGTATGCAAAAAACCATTGACGAAACCAATCGCAGACGCGAAAAGCAACTTGCTTACAATGAATTACACGGAATTATTCCTCAAGCCATTGTAAAAGGCGACCGCAACGCACTGAGCAAAATGGAACCTAACGCTTACATTGAACCTGAAAAAACTCCGCCCATTGCTGCTGATCCTGTCGTTCAATATATGACAAAACCTGCATTGGAAAAAGCTATTGCCAAAACAAAAAAAGCCATGCAGGAAGCTGCTAAAAAACTCGAATTCCTCGAAGCTGCACAACTACGTGATGAAATGATGCGTTTGGAAGAATTACTCAAAGAGAAATTCGGAGAAAAGTAA
- a CDS encoding hypothetical protein (Evidence 5 : Unknown function) — MLVQIFFGRNRNLFSESVIKDIFKNYNRKIVKNKKLPAFDGLKIIYNVK, encoded by the coding sequence TTGTTAGTGCAAATCTTTTTTGGAAGAAATCGGAATTTATTTTCTGAAAGTGTGATAAAAGATATTTTCAAAAACTACAATCGTAAAATTGTAAAAAATAAAAAATTGCCCGCCTTTGACGGGTTGAAAATCATATACAATGTCAAATAA
- a CDS encoding Phage shock protein C, PspC: protein MENKKLTRPVNDVKIAGVCAGIANYFDFDVTIVRIVYAALTVFTVGFPGVLLYLLLMLIMPKDVAATNQPTKPNNE, encoded by the coding sequence ATGGAAAACAAAAAATTAACCCGTCCCGTAAACGATGTAAAAATAGCCGGAGTTTGTGCCGGAATTGCCAATTACTTCGATTTTGATGTTACAATTGTACGAATTGTGTACGCTGCACTTACAGTTTTTACCGTAGGTTTTCCGGGAGTTTTGTTGTATTTATTGTTAATGTTGATTATGCCCAAAGACGTTGCAGCTACCAATCAACCGACAAAACCAAATAACGAATAA
- the atpG gene encoding ATP synthase gamma chain → MGSLKEIKSRIQSVKSTQKITSAMKMVSSAKLRKAQKNIENFYPYNQSVMRILNNFLRAETEITSVFAENREVKRIAIVAFSSNGSLNGAFNSNVAKRLAAVINEYKHLGQENILIFPIGKKVHKATRKMEFTPQGNYEDMSDKPNYKQAQELADQIMDLYINGQIDKVILVYHHFKSRSSQELVDETLIPIELNSTITDDDSKMKLNYIVEPDRDTIIQGLIPKVIRLRLYTALLDSAASEHAARVMAMQIATDNADDLLQELSLQYNKSRQQAITNELLDIIGGSFGQQ, encoded by the coding sequence ATGGGTTCATTAAAAGAAATAAAATCGCGTATTCAGTCGGTAAAATCTACGCAGAAAATTACTTCGGCGATGAAAATGGTATCGTCGGCAAAATTGCGTAAAGCCCAAAAGAATATTGAGAATTTTTATCCGTATAATCAAAGCGTGATGCGCATTCTCAATAATTTTTTGAGAGCTGAAACAGAGATTACTTCGGTATTTGCTGAAAACAGGGAAGTGAAACGCATAGCCATTGTTGCTTTTTCATCCAACGGAAGTTTGAATGGAGCGTTCAACTCGAATGTAGCGAAACGTTTGGCGGCTGTCATTAATGAATACAAACATTTAGGTCAAGAAAATATCTTAATTTTCCCAATCGGTAAAAAGGTTCATAAAGCGACTCGTAAAATGGAATTTACGCCTCAGGGAAATTACGAAGATATGTCGGATAAACCAAACTACAAACAAGCGCAAGAACTTGCCGACCAAATTATGGATTTATATATTAACGGTCAAATAGACAAAGTGATTTTGGTTTATCATCACTTCAAAAGCCGTAGTTCACAAGAACTGGTAGATGAAACTTTAATACCGATTGAACTTAATTCTACCATAACAGACGATGATAGTAAAATGAAGTTGAATTATATTGTGGAACCTGATAGAGATACAATCATTCAAGGGTTGATTCCCAAGGTAATACGATTGCGACTTTACACCGCCTTACTTGATTCTGCCGCATCGGAACATGCCGCGCGTGTAATGGCAATGCAGATTGCGACGGACAATGCGGATGATTTACTGCAAGAACTCTCACTTCAATACAACAAATCGCGACAACAGGCAATTACCAACGAACTTTTAGATATTATCGGCGGTTCGTTTGGACAACAATAA